Within the Pseudomonas putida genome, the region ACAGCTTTGGCCGCGTGGCCATCGACCCCTAGTTTTTGGCGCAGCGGGTGCTGGAGACCCCAGCACTAGAAATCCACTTTGCCCCGCCCCGCCTTGACATTGCTCCGCCTGGCTTTGCCTTCCAGGCGACGGGTCTTCGAACCAAGGGTCGGCTTGGTGGGACGGCGTTTCTTCTCGGTCTTGCCGGCATTGATGATCAACTCGGCAAGGCGCGCCAGTGCGTCAGCACGGTTCTGCTCCTGCGTGCGGTACTGCTGCCCTTTGATGATCAACACCCCCTCGCCGGTGATGCGGCTGTCACGCAGCGCCAGCAACCGTTCTTTGTAGAAGTCGGGTAACGAAGAGGCCGGGATGTCAAAGCGCAGGTGCACGGCGCTGGATACCTTGTTGACATTCTGCCCACCCGCGCCCTGCGCACGGATGTAGGTCAGTTCGATTTCGGCATCCGGTATCTGTACGTTGTTGGAGATGGTCAGCATGATCAGGCCCTTGCAAGTGCCCCCGATTATCGCAGGGTTCGCCGCTGCCCCATAGAAGACCTTGGATACAGGATAGGTGCCGGTCGGTACAGTCAGCCCGTTTATGCAGCCCTGTAGCTGATCACCGCCGGCACATGCCGCCGCCAATCCCTATGGATCAAAACAGCGAAAGCGGGTAGTTGAAGATCAAACGATTTTCATTGAAGCTTGTGTTGGTGCCCCAACCCCGACGCAACGTCGAGTTACGCCATTTGATATTCAAATCCTTGAGCGCGCCAGCCTGGAACACATAAGCCAGCTCGGTCTCCCGGCCCCACTCCTTGACGCCCGACTCCCCGCCCACACGAATACCGCTACCTTTGATATAGCGGTTCATAAGCACCAGGCCCGGAATACCCACAGCCACGAAATTGTAATCGTGGCGCACCTGCCAGGAGCGCTCGTTGGCATTTTCGTAGCTGGAGCTGAAGCTGTCGTTGGCCAATGAGCCACCCGACGTACCGTTGACTTTCATCCAGCCATCTGCACCGGAAACCTTCTGCAAGCCGATGTAGAAGGTATTCGCGCCGTACGTCGCTGAGAACAACCCGGACCAAGTCCGATTGTCGAGATTCCCCGCCAGCGCCTGCCCGTCTTCCTTGCCCGTGTACCATTGAAGGTTGGCACCCAGCGTCCATTTACCAATGGGCTGGCTGTGTGTGACCTGTATCATCTGCTGGCGGTAGATATCCTTCAGCTCGGCCCCCCACCCGCCGAGCATCGTCCGTTTATCATTGAACGTATACTCGCCGCCGACAAAGTTGAAGCGATCGGAAGTGACACCTGGCTTCTGCGCAAGGAACATATCCTCCATGCTCGCATCATTTCGTGGGCTGTTGGCACGGAACTGGCCGCCATACAGGGTAAGGTTCTCGATTTCTCGAGAAGTGACTTGCGCACCTTTGAACGTCTGCGGTAATGATCGTCCGTCATCTGAACGCAAGATAGGCAGTGTCGGCATCCATTCGCCAACCTTCAACTCTGTAGCCGAGATTCGCGCTTTTCCAGCAATCGCCAGGCGCCCATAATCATCGGCCGCGCGACCATCGTCATGAATGGGAAGCAACTGTGTGCCAGGCGTGCCACGGCCACCGTCAAGTTTCACAGCGTAGAGCCCCATGGCGTCCACACCAAAACCTACCAGGCCTTGGGTGAAGCCGGATTTATAGTTCAATATGAACGCTTGGCTCCACGCCTCTGCCTTGCTTTGGCCAGCCGAGTCACTGACATAATTACGATTGATATAATAATTACGCAGGCTCAACCCAGCAGACGAATCTTCTATAAATCCGGACTCAGCCGCTGCCTGCGCGCTGATGGCAGCACTCAGCAGCGGCACGACGAAAAACACGTTTGCATGGTTGAATTGTTGTACGGATGCGCGGATTTTCACTTTTATTATTTCCATCACAGACATTTGATATGAACGCAACCCTTCACGCTGAATACGCATTCAACGAGTTTTCATAAGCGCCTCTTCTTTATTCTTTGAATAATGCAAGCCTGCATGGCTGCAGGCTTCGTGCTGCGCCCTCCCTGCGCAGCACGTGGATCACAGCTGCCGCGCGGTGGTTGCGACTTCCAGCAGTCCACGACGGCCGAGGCTGTCAATCAATGAGCGCAGGCCGAACTCCCACTGCGGTGCCAGATCGCTGGTGGTCACCCGATTGGACAGGGAACCCAGTTGCGCGCTGCTGATGGTCACCACATCGCCCCGCTTGTGGGTGAAACCGCTGCCGGGCTGATCACGGTCCTGCTTGGGGGCAAACAGCGTACCGAGGAACAGCACCAGGCCGTCGGGATACTGGTGGTTTTCGTTCAGGGTCTGCTTTACCAAATCCTCCGGGTCGCGGCTGATCTGGCGCATGGAACTGCGCCCAGAGAGAATGAAACCGTCCTCCCCTTCTACCTTCAGGTCGACTTCAGCGTTGCGTACATCGTCCAGGCTGAAGGTTTCGTCGAACAAGCGCAGCAGAGGCCCCAGCGCGGTGGA harbors:
- a CDS encoding OprD family porin, giving the protein MKIRASVQQFNHANVFFVVPLLSAAISAQAAAESGFIEDSSAGLSLRNYYINRNYVSDSAGQSKAEAWSQAFILNYKSGFTQGLVGFGVDAMGLYAVKLDGGRGTPGTQLLPIHDDGRAADDYGRLAIAGKARISATELKVGEWMPTLPILRSDDGRSLPQTFKGAQVTSREIENLTLYGGQFRANSPRNDASMEDMFLAQKPGVTSDRFNFVGGEYTFNDKRTMLGGWGAELKDIYRQQMIQVTHSQPIGKWTLGANLQWYTGKEDGQALAGNLDNRTWSGLFSATYGANTFYIGLQKVSGADGWMKVNGTSGGSLANDSFSSSYENANERSWQVRHDYNFVAVGIPGLVLMNRYIKGSGIRVGGESGVKEWGRETELAYVFQAGALKDLNIKWRNSTLRRGWGTNTSFNENRLIFNYPLSLF
- the arfB gene encoding alternative ribosome rescue aminoacyl-tRNA hydrolase ArfB, which gives rise to MLTISNNVQIPDAEIELTYIRAQGAGGQNVNKVSSAVHLRFDIPASSLPDFYKERLLALRDSRITGEGVLIIKGQQYRTQEQNRADALARLAELIINAGKTEKKRRPTKPTLGSKTRRLEGKARRSNVKAGRGKVDF